The following proteins are encoded in a genomic region of Opitutus sp.:
- the mdoH gene encoding glucans biosynthesis glucosyltransferase MdoH — MKSPSPTLHQFISQKRLSRRRAWFYSTVLLLTSIATWFMADLLWRNDKINGIEWVLLVLFVILFAQIAVGFVTAMLGLYVINRGGDRQCITRTVDWDHEDVPLASTAIVMPVFNEDVSRVFEGLRVIYRSLQETKKNEHFDFFILSDSNKPNQWIQEEIAWVELCKQVNGFGRIFYRKRRHQINKKSGNVADFLRRWGKRYRYMLVLDADSIMTGEAIVKLVAMMEKNPQAGLIQTAPRLAYGESLYARMQQFANRLYSPIFLAGLNYWQQQDGNYWGHNAIIRVQPFIDHCALPDLPGTEPFGGRILSHDFVEAALMRKAGWQVWLAHDIEGTYEEGPPTLIDSAKRDRRWCQGNLQHAWLIAARGFRPANRFHLLMGVMAYVSCPLWLLFLVFSTIHVFNQVLSPVTGAVAFETYTRVFGHILEIPEAFILFIFTMLLLFLPKIISVVTVMQKSSDAAKFGGRGALVLSALMEIICSGLLAPVHMMFNSKFVLSILLGQGVSWVTQRRGAEDGTDWREAIITHGGQALFGLVWGVSSFILLPAFFWWLSPVLAGLVLSIPVSIILSKNSLGQRARKLGVFLTPEETQPPHELSRLTQNLVECYKHMRPIEVLRNDYGLLQAVLDPYVNAVHVAMLRQRRPSEESRDWFVTLRQRLLSEGPAQLTTKEKLALLLDAESMILLHEELWKQPSSALAEWWRLAIRQYNVLTLTPTTALYR, encoded by the coding sequence ATGAAATCCCCGTCTCCGACTCTGCATCAATTCATCAGTCAAAAGCGCCTTTCTAGACGCAGGGCGTGGTTTTATTCAACCGTGCTGTTGCTGACCAGCATTGCCACTTGGTTCATGGCCGATCTGTTGTGGCGTAATGACAAGATAAACGGCATCGAGTGGGTTCTCTTGGTGCTGTTCGTGATTTTATTCGCGCAGATTGCAGTGGGTTTTGTCACCGCAATGCTAGGCCTGTATGTGATCAATCGTGGGGGGGATCGCCAGTGTATCACGCGTACAGTGGATTGGGATCATGAGGATGTGCCGTTGGCCAGCACGGCGATTGTGATGCCGGTATTCAATGAAGACGTCAGTCGGGTATTCGAAGGTTTACGCGTCATTTACCGCTCTTTGCAGGAGACCAAAAAAAACGAGCACTTCGATTTTTTTATTCTTAGCGATTCCAATAAACCCAACCAATGGATCCAAGAGGAAATCGCTTGGGTTGAATTGTGTAAGCAGGTGAATGGCTTCGGGCGGATTTTCTACCGTAAGCGCCGTCATCAAATTAATAAAAAATCGGGTAATGTGGCTGATTTTCTTCGCCGTTGGGGCAAGCGCTACCGCTATATGTTGGTGCTTGATGCTGACTCGATCATGACCGGCGAGGCCATCGTTAAACTGGTGGCTATGATGGAGAAAAACCCGCAGGCTGGTTTGATTCAAACCGCCCCACGTCTAGCTTACGGCGAGTCGCTCTATGCGCGTATGCAGCAGTTCGCCAATCGACTCTATAGTCCGATTTTTTTGGCGGGCTTAAATTATTGGCAGCAGCAGGATGGCAATTATTGGGGGCACAACGCGATTATTCGTGTACAACCCTTCATTGACCATTGCGCATTGCCCGACCTGCCTGGCACTGAGCCATTCGGCGGTCGCATCCTTTCGCATGACTTTGTTGAGGCTGCACTCATGCGCAAGGCGGGTTGGCAGGTTTGGCTAGCGCATGACATTGAGGGCACCTATGAAGAGGGCCCACCCACTCTGATTGATAGTGCCAAACGTGATCGGCGTTGGTGCCAGGGAAACCTTCAGCACGCCTGGTTAATTGCCGCTCGTGGATTCCGGCCTGCCAACCGGTTTCATCTTTTGATGGGTGTGATGGCCTATGTTTCCTGTCCGCTTTGGCTTCTATTCCTCGTGTTTAGCACCATACACGTGTTTAATCAGGTGCTCTCCCCGGTTACGGGCGCGGTCGCGTTCGAGACTTATACGCGGGTGTTTGGCCATATTCTTGAAATCCCTGAAGCGTTTATACTCTTCATTTTCACCATGCTTCTCTTGTTTCTTCCCAAGATCATTAGTGTGGTGACAGTCATGCAAAAGTCCTCGGATGCCGCTAAATTTGGCGGCCGGGGGGCGTTGGTTTTATCTGCATTGATGGAGATCATTTGCTCCGGCTTGTTGGCCCCCGTGCATATGATGTTTAATAGTAAATTTGTGCTCTCAATTTTGCTGGGTCAGGGGGTTTCGTGGGTCACCCAACGCCGTGGGGCCGAAGATGGTACTGACTGGCGAGAAGCAATTATCACTCACGGTGGCCAAGCCTTATTCGGACTGGTTTGGGGGGTATCATCGTTTATATTGCTGCCTGCCTTCTTCTGGTGGCTGAGCCCCGTGCTTGCAGGATTGGTGTTGTCCATTCCAGTTTCGATTATACTGAGCAAAAACTCCCTCGGACAAAGAGCTCGTAAGTTGGGGGTATTTCTCACACCGGAAGAAACTCAGCCGCCCCATGAGTTGAGTCGCTTGACCCAGAACTTGGTTGAATGTTATAAGCACATGCGCCCAATCGAGGTTTTACGTAACGACTATGGTCTTCTTCAGGCTGTACTAGACCCGTATGTAAATGCAGTGCATGTGGCTATGTTGCGCCAGCGGCGTCCAAGCGAGGAGTCCCGGGATTGGTTTGTCACTTTGCGTCAGCGCTTATTGAGCGAAGGCCCCGCTCAGCTAACAACGAAAGAGAAACTAGCCCTCTTGCTCGATGCGGAGTCGATGATTCTTCTCCACGAGGAATTGTGGAAGCAGCCCAGTTCTGCGTTGGCAGAGTGGTGGCGCTTGGCAATCCGCCAATATAACGTGCTCACACTGACTCCGACAACGGCACTTTATCGCTAA
- a CDS encoding glucan biosynthesis protein has product MKRLLLLGISLTVLGGTASRANDVPFDFEVLQYRAKVLASKPFAERPNRVPEALRKLSYDQYRDLRFNPNEAWGRRERLPFQLQFFHPGFIYNRTVLISEVMNGQVDMIKYDKDLFNFGANKDLGSIPGDMGFTGFRIHTALNNNEYLDELAVFQGASYFRALGKGMRYGLSARGLALNTAEPGGEEFPVFEEFWIERPLAKSKSITVYALMDSVSVSGAFRFIITPGDATVMEVKSAIYRRKDVTVFGVAPLTSMFWFGENGSHKNDDLRPEVHDSDGLLMQRGNGEWLWRPLTNPKSVRVAALGDENPKGFGLVQRDRSFSSYEDLEAHYHERPSIWVEPIGAWGPGDVRLVELPTPNETEDNIVAFWVPAKLPPLGEPVLAEYKLHWFQEGKPGARTPPAGYVTATRSGRSATQESDLVRFWVDFTGTYLINQRPLPDIDAEVEVGVGAKLVHKSLEKNPYNGSWRAAFAIKPDGSGRPVELRCSLKKPPHILSETWSYLWTP; this is encoded by the coding sequence ATGAAACGACTCCTACTTTTGGGGATTAGCCTTACTGTATTGGGTGGCACCGCCAGCCGAGCGAACGATGTACCGTTCGACTTCGAGGTGCTGCAATATCGAGCCAAAGTGCTTGCTTCCAAGCCCTTCGCCGAACGACCCAATCGGGTGCCAGAGGCCTTGCGCAAGCTTTCGTACGACCAGTACCGCGACCTGCGCTTTAATCCCAACGAGGCTTGGGGACGGCGTGAGCGCCTTCCCTTCCAGCTCCAGTTTTTCCATCCCGGATTCATTTACAACCGTACCGTGCTCATCTCCGAGGTGATGAACGGCCAAGTTGACATGATCAAGTATGACAAGGATCTGTTTAACTTTGGTGCCAATAAGGATCTTGGTAGTATCCCGGGCGACATGGGATTCACCGGTTTCCGGATACACACCGCGCTTAATAACAACGAGTACCTCGACGAGTTGGCGGTATTTCAAGGCGCGAGCTACTTCCGCGCCTTGGGTAAGGGCATGCGCTACGGTCTTTCGGCACGCGGCTTGGCCCTCAACACCGCCGAGCCTGGCGGCGAGGAGTTTCCCGTGTTTGAAGAGTTTTGGATTGAGCGCCCTTTAGCTAAATCAAAGTCGATTACCGTTTACGCCCTGATGGACAGCGTGAGCGTGAGCGGGGCATTTCGCTTTATCATCACCCCTGGCGATGCCACGGTGATGGAGGTCAAGAGTGCGATTTATCGACGCAAGGATGTGACCGTTTTCGGTGTGGCGCCTTTGACGAGCATGTTCTGGTTTGGTGAAAACGGGTCCCATAAAAACGATGACCTGCGTCCCGAGGTGCATGATTCGGATGGTTTACTGATGCAGCGTGGGAATGGCGAATGGCTCTGGAGGCCGCTCACCAATCCTAAGTCCGTCCGCGTAGCAGCTCTTGGTGATGAAAATCCAAAGGGTTTCGGTTTGGTCCAGCGCGACCGTAGTTTTTCTTCTTACGAGGATTTGGAGGCTCATTATCATGAGCGCCCGAGTATCTGGGTTGAGCCGATTGGGGCTTGGGGCCCTGGTGACGTTCGGTTGGTTGAGTTGCCCACCCCGAATGAAACCGAAGACAATATAGTGGCTTTTTGGGTTCCGGCTAAACTTCCGCCTTTGGGTGAGCCTGTACTTGCTGAATATAAATTGCATTGGTTCCAAGAGGGTAAGCCCGGTGCACGCACGCCTCCTGCTGGTTATGTTACCGCAACACGCAGCGGGCGCTCCGCTACACAAGAGTCTGACTTGGTCCGTTTTTGGGTGGATTTCACCGGTACTTATTTAATCAATCAACGCCCACTGCCCGATATTGATGCCGAGGTCGAGGTAGGCGTAGGGGCGAAATTAGTTCATAAGAGCCTAGAAAAAAATCCCTATAATGGGAGTTGGCGCGCCGCCTTTGCGATCAAGCCCGACGGCTCTGGTCGACCGGTCGAACTTCGCTGCTCCCTTAAAAAGCCTCCCCACATTCTTTCCGAAACGTGGAGCTATCTATGGACTCCATAG
- a CDS encoding uracil-DNA glycosylase — protein MRTALTALTEELKRLKTTGVSTVSVSAESLAALRNVVAARAAKSLGAAVGYPVLVEPVKPQVPSKAASASGSAVREFSPTAAAVNPPVATARTAPAQSPAPAAAPMSAPLAASAPTTPIKVKPAPAPLLPPPPVVNLPAGDKATRWAWLREQVLNHPVCLANVRPGKKVVFGVGSLDAKILFVGDAPGPEEEVQGEPFFGPAGQLLTKMILAMGLKREDVYIVNLMAWRPQTPTAAGMEQVANRDLTAEEMAFSLPFLRAQIEVVKPDLIVVLGATAARGLLGASSFKTLPEVRGQWKNFLGKPLIVSYHPSYLLRQETSGPTAARKAKRATWEDLLKVMERAGLTITAKQHAYFLDK, from the coding sequence ATGCGCACCGCGCTCACAGCACTGACGGAAGAACTTAAGCGCCTGAAAACCACAGGTGTTTCGACGGTTTCGGTCTCGGCGGAGAGCCTTGCGGCATTGCGCAACGTGGTGGCGGCGCGGGCCGCCAAGTCGTTGGGCGCGGCGGTGGGTTACCCTGTTTTGGTTGAACCCGTTAAGCCGCAAGTCCCGTCGAAGGCTGCGTCCGCTTCGGGATCAGCCGTGCGCGAGTTTTCACCGACAGCCGCAGCGGTTAATCCGCCTGTGGCAACCGCGAGAACCGCGCCTGCGCAGTCCCCAGCTCCCGCGGCGGCGCCCATGTCCGCACCCCTGGCGGCGTCTGCACCGACGACGCCGATTAAAGTTAAGCCTGCGCCGGCCCCCTTGCTTCCGCCCCCGCCCGTCGTGAACCTTCCCGCTGGCGACAAAGCAACGCGCTGGGCTTGGTTGCGCGAGCAGGTTCTCAACCACCCGGTCTGCCTTGCGAATGTGCGGCCAGGTAAAAAAGTCGTGTTCGGCGTGGGGTCGCTCGACGCCAAAATCCTCTTTGTGGGCGATGCGCCGGGGCCTGAAGAAGAGGTGCAAGGTGAGCCGTTTTTTGGGCCAGCAGGCCAATTACTGACCAAGATGATTCTGGCGATGGGCCTCAAGCGTGAGGACGTCTACATCGTTAATCTCATGGCGTGGCGTCCGCAGACCCCGACCGCAGCGGGCATGGAGCAGGTCGCCAACCGCGACCTCACGGCGGAGGAAATGGCGTTTAGCTTACCGTTTTTGCGCGCTCAAATCGAAGTGGTTAAACCCGATCTTATCGTGGTTTTGGGGGCAACGGCTGCGCGAGGTCTGCTTGGCGCGAGCAGTTTCAAAACCTTGCCTGAGGTCCGCGGGCAGTGGAAAAATTTTTTGGGTAAACCGTTGATCGTGAGTTATCACCCCAGTTATTTGCTGCGGCAGGAAACATCCGGGCCCACGGCAGCACGTAAGGCTAAGCGCGCGACCTGGGAAGATCTCCTCAAAGTCATGGAACGTGCTGGACTGACGATCACGGCTAAGCAACATGCCTATTTCTTAGACAAATGA
- a CDS encoding riboflavin synthase, with the protein MFTGIVEETGKVVAFTRGTDSWKLQIAASAALQDVTLGDSIAVNGCCLTVTQFDAHSLWFDVLEETRRVTSLSTITAGAAVNLERALRFGGKIGGHFVTGHVDGLGVIEVFEPRGADHYLRVRGPAGQGRYLIHKGSITIDGISLTVAEVSGDTFAVWLIPTTIQVTNLREKQVGSPVNLEFDLLGKYVEKLLVAPRS; encoded by the coding sequence ATGTTCACCGGAATTGTTGAAGAAACAGGCAAAGTCGTCGCCTTCACGCGCGGCACCGATTCATGGAAACTGCAAATCGCCGCCTCCGCCGCGTTGCAGGATGTGACGCTGGGCGACAGCATCGCCGTCAACGGCTGCTGCCTCACGGTCACCCAATTCGACGCGCACTCGCTGTGGTTCGACGTGCTGGAGGAGACCCGCCGCGTGACCAGTCTTTCGACGATCACGGCGGGTGCGGCGGTTAACCTGGAGCGGGCGCTGCGCTTTGGCGGGAAGATCGGCGGGCATTTTGTCACCGGGCACGTCGATGGTTTGGGCGTGATTGAGGTGTTTGAGCCGCGTGGGGCGGATCATTATTTGCGCGTGCGCGGGCCGGCCGGGCAGGGGCGTTACCTGATTCACAAGGGCAGCATCACGATCGACGGCATTTCTCTCACCGTGGCCGAGGTTTCGGGCGACACTTTTGCGGTTTGGCTGATCCCGACCACCATTCAAGTCACGAATCTACGCGAAAAGCAGGTCGGCTCACCGGTTAACTTGGAGTTCGACTTGCTGGGCAAGTATGTCGAAAAGCTGCTCGTCGCTCCACGGAGCTGA
- a CDS encoding PDZ domain-containing protein: protein MIKSLRLFLLPLTVSLLACAVARAADLPALFAERAKSVVAVEFFTESELDRRPSITAAFVADVNGTLVLPRAAINTFLPPSKLKDFRVYLPGRPVSDYAQGEYLGQDPVSGWHFVRVEAKLRASLVPVTTFAAATAAAEPAIGEEFWGIGLRGKDEDFKPYFMAGRVSHLQQMPERTVVAQTEVAAPGLPVFSREGGFAGVAVGGFGQSFIQHARNERGQSILLVNPEESSVFQISADVTPWLTRIPASPSGRPIAWLGVYGLQPMDPEVATFLKLDQQSGCVVSEVLEGSPAEVAGVKNRDIILAIDGQPLPRFKPDRVVVGFVDRDISMRKPGETVTLTVLRGSERLELKSTLVEQPKLLREADRTYFERIGFTAREFVYGDGILRRVKLAGRKGVIANFVKNNSPAGTAGLQPDDWIQEVDGTEVKTYAEAVAKLAAIEADTARAEFVLLTSRNGETAVLRVKLK, encoded by the coding sequence ATGATAAAGTCCCTTCGCCTGTTCCTGTTGCCGCTCACCGTGTCGCTGCTGGCGTGCGCCGTGGCGAGGGCGGCGGACCTTCCCGCGCTCTTTGCCGAGCGGGCAAAATCCGTGGTGGCGGTCGAGTTTTTCACCGAGAGCGAATTGGACCGGCGGCCGTCGATCACGGCCGCTTTTGTGGCGGATGTTAACGGCACGCTGGTGCTGCCACGCGCGGCCATTAACACCTTTCTGCCGCCGTCCAAACTGAAGGATTTTCGCGTCTACCTGCCGGGCCGCCCGGTGAGCGATTACGCGCAAGGCGAATACCTCGGACAGGACCCGGTGAGCGGTTGGCACTTCGTCCGCGTGGAGGCGAAACTGCGCGCGAGCCTGGTGCCAGTGACGACGTTCGCAGCCGCGACGGCTGCCGCTGAGCCCGCGATTGGCGAGGAGTTTTGGGGCATCGGGCTGCGCGGCAAAGATGAGGATTTTAAGCCCTACTTTATGGCGGGCCGGGTTTCGCATTTGCAGCAGATGCCAGAGCGCACGGTGGTGGCACAAACCGAGGTGGCCGCCCCTGGGTTGCCGGTGTTTTCGCGCGAGGGCGGGTTTGCGGGCGTGGCGGTGGGTGGTTTTGGCCAGTCGTTTATCCAACATGCGCGTAACGAGCGCGGCCAATCGATCTTGTTGGTCAATCCCGAGGAGAGCAGTGTGTTTCAAATCTCCGCCGATGTGACCCCGTGGCTCACGCGGATTCCGGCGAGTCCGTCGGGGCGGCCGATCGCTTGGTTGGGCGTCTATGGCTTGCAGCCGATGGACCCGGAGGTCGCGACTTTTTTGAAGTTGGATCAACAGTCCGGCTGCGTCGTGAGCGAGGTGTTGGAGGGCAGTCCGGCCGAAGTCGCCGGGGTGAAAAACCGCGACATTATTCTGGCTATCGACGGTCAGCCGCTGCCGCGCTTCAAGCCCGACCGCGTCGTAGTCGGCTTCGTGGACCGCGACATTTCCATGCGCAAGCCGGGCGAAACAGTGACGCTGACGGTGTTGCGCGGCAGCGAGCGGCTGGAGCTCAAGTCCACCCTGGTCGAGCAGCCGAAATTGTTGCGCGAAGCCGACCGCACGTATTTTGAGCGCATTGGTTTCACCGCGCGTGAGTTTGTTTATGGCGACGGTATCCTGCGGCGCGTGAAGCTCGCCGGGCGCAAAGGAGTGATCGCCAATTTTGTTAAAAACAACAGCCCCGCCGGCACCGCAGGACTTCAGCCCGACGACTGGATTCAGGAGGTTGACGGCACCGAGGTGAAAACCTACGCCGAGGCCGTGGCCAAGTTGGCCGCGATCGAGGCGGACACCGCCCGAGCCGAGTTTGTGCTCCTCACCAGTCGCAACGGCGAAACCGCCGTGCTGCGCGTTAAGCTCAAGTAG
- a CDS encoding trypsin-like peptidase domain-containing protein, which yields MKPATVKDSLLPSITRKLLVCSVVFLTWSAVAEAAVSRGFNHLLDAVVRIDVREESFDTGARRFSAGIGSGVIVSSDGLILTNAHVASPRSVELSVTLASLERVNATLVGWDHWTDLALLRIDLAEVKRRGLTFTHADFANSDKLSPGQSVYAVGTPHGLTRTVTRGIISNNRRFFADNRGVKGYETGLFNTWLQTDAAINPGNSGGPLVDEDGRVVGINSRGYLGADNLAFAIPANIAKRVVAGLTAEGAITRSYIGIVPGALLDLEGFYALKQNTGLLINSVDPGSPAAKVGLRGGDIVLSINGAAVDGRFPEQLPPILNIIASLPVGSSVKLVVKRGEQTTTSVVVTEKLESRQGEEWAFEKWGLTVRKVSRAYARENQLDDDTGLLVIGVQPGFPAAVAGVGRGDIITKINRERVASLELAKTMHADFVAKPAPTLFETETDRRVSLFILKP from the coding sequence ATTAAACCCGCCACCGTGAAGGATTCTCTACTCCCGTCAATCACTCGAAAACTACTCGTCTGCTCCGTCGTCTTTTTGACCTGGAGCGCCGTTGCCGAGGCCGCCGTTTCGCGCGGCTTTAACCACCTGCTCGACGCCGTCGTGCGCATCGATGTACGCGAGGAGTCCTTCGATACCGGGGCCCGTCGCTTCTCGGCGGGGATCGGCTCCGGGGTCATTGTCTCCTCGGACGGGCTCATTTTAACCAACGCCCATGTCGCCAGCCCGCGCTCCGTCGAGCTGTCGGTGACGCTTGCCAGTTTGGAGCGGGTGAACGCCACGCTGGTCGGCTGGGATCACTGGACCGACCTTGCGCTGCTGCGCATCGACCTCGCCGAAGTGAAGCGCCGCGGGCTCACGTTTACCCACGCTGATTTTGCCAACTCGGATAAACTCTCGCCGGGTCAGTCCGTGTACGCGGTTGGCACGCCGCACGGACTCACGCGCACGGTGACGCGCGGGATTATCTCCAATAACCGCCGCTTTTTTGCCGATAATCGCGGCGTGAAGGGCTACGAAACGGGGCTCTTTAACACCTGGTTGCAAACCGACGCCGCCATCAATCCGGGTAACTCGGGTGGCCCGTTGGTCGATGAAGACGGACGCGTGGTGGGCATCAATTCGCGCGGCTACCTCGGGGCCGATAACCTCGCCTTCGCCATCCCGGCGAACATCGCCAAGCGCGTCGTCGCCGGCCTCACGGCCGAGGGTGCCATCACGCGCAGCTACATTGGCATCGTGCCGGGCGCCCTGCTCGATCTGGAGGGGTTTTATGCGCTCAAACAAAACACCGGCCTGCTCATCAACAGCGTGGATCCGGGCTCGCCCGCGGCCAAGGTCGGTCTGCGCGGCGGCGACATCGTGCTGTCGATTAACGGCGCGGCGGTGGACGGTCGCTTTCCCGAACAGCTGCCGCCTATTTTGAACATCATCGCCAGCCTGCCGGTGGGTTCATCGGTGAAGTTGGTGGTTAAACGCGGCGAGCAAACCACCACCTCCGTGGTGGTGACCGAAAAACTCGAAAGCCGCCAGGGCGAGGAGTGGGCCTTTGAAAAGTGGGGTTTAACCGTGCGCAAAGTTTCGCGCGCCTACGCCCGCGAAAACCAGCTCGACGACGACACCGGCCTGCTCGTGATCGGCGTGCAACCGGGCTTTCCCGCCGCTGTCGCCGGGGTGGGCCGAGGGGATATTATCACCAAAATCAATCGCGAGCGCGTCGCCTCCTTGGAACTCGCCAAGACGATGCATGCCGACTTTGTTGCCAAACCGGCACCGACCTTGTTCGAGACCGAAACCGACCGGCGCGTCTCCCTTTTTATTCTCAAGCCATGA
- a CDS encoding leucine--tRNA ligase codes for MATHCKDYDFLQIEPHWQTFWEENHSFRTTNDTSKPKYYVLDMFPYPSGAGLHIGHPEGYTGTDIIARYKRAKGFNVLHPIGWDAFGLPAEQHAVKTGTHPASNTQNNITNFRRQIKALGFSYDWEREVDTTDPKYFRWTQWIFLQLFKKGLAYVDERPVWWCPELRTVLANEEVIDGKSEVGGFPVERRNLRQWVLRITAYAERLLADLKDVDWPDSTKRMQEAWIGRSEGAELLFKLEGADLGDLKVFTTRPDTVFGVTYMVIAPEHPLANALTTPAQRDAVDAYKKKTAGKSDLERTDLAKDKSGVFTGSYAVNPANGARVPVWIADYVLMGYGTGAIMAVPAHDERDYEFAVQYQLPVIQVIEPAAAPAAAGAEPVAVKLPYSGDGHLVRSGAYSGLPWAEAKQKLTADLAEQGRGKATINYKLRDWLFSRQRYWGEPFPVLWVTEADYRKAAAVRAADLPPAPVTYRDAATNLTWFALPLPTAALPLTLPEVQSYLPSGNGESPLANVTEWLEVWVNLTTGAAVPATQPQPAGNDWIRGRRETNTMPQWAGSCWYYLRFIDTKNDQAFADPKLLAYWGVPDLYVGGAEHAVLHLLYARFWHKVLFDLGVVPQSEPFTKLFHQGIILGEDGEKMSKSRGNTVNPDDIIATHGTDTLRLYLMFLGPLEAMKPWNPNGIEGVHRFLQKVWRECLGREGEVNPKISDDAAVDSAEMVKLLHETIKKVGEDIEALRFNTAISQMMICINAIQKAERVSRATLQQFLQILAPLAPHIAEELWERLGGTQSIQLAPWPTYDPAKLVTTEQKVVVQVNGKRRAELTVAVGTGQEAAMALALAHADSAPYLAGKTIKRVVFVPGKILNIVVE; via the coding sequence ATGGCAACGCATTGCAAAGACTACGACTTCCTCCAAATCGAACCGCATTGGCAAACCTTCTGGGAGGAAAACCACTCATTCCGCACGACTAACGACACGTCGAAGCCGAAATACTACGTGCTCGACATGTTCCCCTACCCGTCCGGCGCGGGTCTGCACATCGGCCACCCCGAGGGCTACACCGGCACCGACATCATCGCGCGCTACAAACGCGCCAAGGGCTTTAATGTCCTTCACCCGATCGGCTGGGACGCGTTCGGCCTGCCCGCCGAGCAGCACGCGGTGAAAACCGGCACGCACCCGGCTTCGAACACCCAGAACAACATCACCAACTTCCGCCGTCAGATCAAAGCCCTGGGCTTTTCCTACGACTGGGAGCGCGAGGTCGACACGACCGATCCGAAGTACTTCCGCTGGACGCAGTGGATCTTCCTCCAGCTCTTTAAAAAGGGCCTGGCCTACGTCGACGAGCGCCCGGTGTGGTGGTGCCCCGAGTTGCGCACCGTGCTGGCCAACGAAGAAGTCATCGACGGCAAATCCGAGGTCGGGGGCTTCCCCGTCGAGCGCCGCAACCTGCGCCAATGGGTTTTGCGCATCACCGCCTACGCCGAGCGCCTGCTCGCCGACTTGAAAGACGTCGACTGGCCCGACTCCACCAAGCGTATGCAAGAGGCGTGGATTGGCCGCAGCGAAGGTGCCGAGTTGTTGTTTAAACTCGAAGGCGCCGACCTCGGTGATTTGAAGGTGTTTACCACCCGCCCCGACACAGTTTTTGGCGTCACCTACATGGTGATCGCGCCCGAGCACCCGCTGGCCAACGCCCTCACGACGCCCGCCCAACGCGACGCCGTCGACGCCTACAAAAAGAAGACCGCCGGTAAGAGCGACCTGGAGCGCACCGATTTGGCCAAGGACAAGAGCGGTGTTTTCACCGGCTCCTACGCCGTCAATCCCGCCAACGGTGCCCGCGTTCCCGTCTGGATCGCCGACTACGTGCTGATGGGTTACGGCACCGGCGCCATCATGGCCGTCCCCGCCCACGACGAACGCGACTACGAGTTCGCCGTGCAATACCAGTTGCCCGTCATCCAGGTCATCGAACCCGCCGCCGCCCCGGCTGCGGCAGGCGCGGAGCCGGTCGCCGTGAAACTCCCCTACTCCGGCGACGGCCACCTCGTGCGCTCCGGCGCCTACAGCGGGCTGCCCTGGGCCGAGGCCAAACAAAAGCTCACCGCCGATCTCGCCGAGCAAGGTCGCGGCAAGGCGACGATTAACTATAAACTGCGCGACTGGCTGTTCTCCCGCCAACGCTACTGGGGCGAACCGTTCCCCGTGCTCTGGGTCACCGAGGCCGACTACCGCAAAGCCGCCGCCGTGCGCGCCGCCGACCTGCCGCCCGCGCCGGTCACCTACCGCGACGCCGCGACGAACCTCACCTGGTTTGCCTTGCCGCTTCCCACCGCCGCGCTTCCGCTCACGTTGCCCGAAGTGCAGTCCTACCTGCCCAGCGGCAACGGCGAAAGCCCGCTGGCCAACGTCACCGAATGGCTCGAAGTCTGGGTCAACCTCACGACCGGTGCCGCCGTCCCCGCGACCCAACCGCAACCCGCCGGCAACGACTGGATTCGTGGTCGCCGCGAAACCAATACGATGCCGCAGTGGGCCGGCTCGTGCTGGTATTACCTGCGCTTCATCGACACGAAGAACGACCAGGCCTTCGCCGACCCGAAACTGCTCGCCTACTGGGGCGTTCCCGACCTCTACGTCGGCGGCGCCGAACACGCCGTCTTGCACCTGCTCTACGCGCGTTTTTGGCACAAGGTGCTCTTCGATCTCGGCGTCGTGCCGCAGTCCGAACCGTTCACCAAACTCTTCCACCAAGGCATCATCTTGGGCGAAGACGGCGAAAAGATGTCCAAGAGCCGCGGCAACACCGTTAACCCCGACGACATCATCGCCACCCACGGCACCGACACGCTGCGGCTTTATCTGATGTTCCTCGGCCCGCTCGAGGCGATGAAACCGTGGAATCCCAACGGCATCGAAGGCGTGCACCGCTTCCTGCAAAAAGTCTGGCGCGAGTGCCTCGGCCGCGAAGGCGAAGTCAACCCCAAGATCTCCGACGACGCCGCCGTTGACTCGGCCGAGATGGTTAAACTCCTGCACGAAACCATCAAAAAAGTGGGCGAGGACATCGAGGCCCTCCGTTTCAACACCGCGATTTCGCAGATGATGATCTGCATAAACGCGATTCAGAAAGCCGAGCGCGTCAGCCGTGCGACGCTGCAACAGTTTCTGCAAATCCTCGCCCCGCTGGCCCCGCACATCGCGGAGGAACTTTGGGAGCGCTTGGGCGGCACGCAGTCGATCCAGCTCGCCCCGTGGCCGACCTACGACCCGGCGAAACTGGTCACCACGGAGCAAAAGGTTGTCGTGCAGGTGAACGGCAAACGGCGCGCCGAGCTGACGGTTGCCGTGGGCACTGGGCAAGAGGCCGCCATGGCACTCGCCCTAGCGCATGCGGACAGCGCGCCGTATCTAGCAGGTAAAACCATCAAACGCGTCGTCTTCGTCCCGGGCAAAATCCTCAACATTGTGGTTGAGTAA